The following coding sequences lie in one Mycobacterium gordonae genomic window:
- a CDS encoding DUF7159 family protein, with translation MDVVLGVSMAPSAVRLALVEGEDADGVIIDEDGFRMTDDTAATYAPGRVLEAILGTREGACDAGLRLSSIGVSWTDSAQAAALRDALAAHKVENVMLVSAFLAAVAMGQSVGVAVGYERTGVLFVEPDSATLAVVDTRDGSLCDVRRQFLAEDDDAAVAELAQLLSTAETLRARPDGIYVVGSGVDVPMIKPALDAATTLRVSVPEEPDMALARGAALASGSSPLFAATTAALAYAQVGEELPEAHEFDDGDISEGEPAKRRPALLLGSGVAVVACAAAIALEVALAITIRPTVALQPRPSENHFVAPMQPPAAAPPEVAAPQHKIDLPAAPRVEIPQRPAPAAAAPVAPAQAAPAIPAPAAPALPAPALPAPRVQDPVVVPPVIPILVPPIQVPRQQPQLPAPRAPIPASPPRVQNPVPQAPVIQIPQAPVIQVPKAPVPNPGRGPVGGGGPGGRGPFGGGPGAQGPFGGGGGPGNQGPFGGGGPGGRGPFGGGPGGHGPFGGGGGPGGRGPFGGGPGGHGPFGGGGGPGGHGPFGGGGHGGFGGGGHGGGFGGGGGGHK, from the coding sequence TTGGACGTCGTACTCGGGGTTTCGATGGCACCTTCGGCGGTACGCCTGGCGTTGGTCGAGGGTGAGGACGCCGACGGCGTAATCATCGACGAAGACGGCTTCCGCATGACCGACGACACAGCCGCCACCTACGCGCCCGGGCGCGTGCTGGAGGCCATCCTGGGCACCCGCGAAGGCGCCTGCGACGCGGGACTTCGGCTGTCCTCCATTGGAGTTAGCTGGACAGATTCGGCACAGGCGGCCGCCCTGCGCGACGCCCTGGCCGCCCACAAAGTCGAGAACGTGATGCTGGTGTCGGCCTTCCTGGCGGCGGTTGCGATGGGGCAGTCCGTCGGCGTCGCCGTGGGTTACGAGCGGACGGGCGTTCTGTTCGTCGAGCCGGACAGCGCCACCCTCGCTGTGGTGGATACCCGGGATGGCTCGTTGTGCGACGTGCGACGCCAATTTCTGGCCGAAGACGACGATGCCGCGGTAGCCGAATTGGCGCAGCTGTTGTCGACCGCGGAGACGTTGCGAGCCCGCCCGGACGGCATCTACGTGGTCGGTTCGGGCGTCGACGTGCCGATGATCAAGCCCGCGCTGGATGCGGCGACGACGCTGAGGGTCAGTGTGCCCGAGGAGCCGGACATGGCGCTGGCCCGCGGTGCGGCGCTGGCATCAGGCAGTTCTCCGTTGTTCGCGGCGACCACCGCCGCCCTGGCCTATGCGCAAGTCGGCGAAGAGCTTCCCGAAGCCCATGAGTTCGACGATGGCGACATCTCCGAGGGCGAGCCGGCCAAGCGACGGCCCGCGTTGCTGCTCGGCAGCGGTGTGGCGGTGGTCGCCTGCGCGGCAGCCATTGCGCTGGAAGTGGCGCTGGCGATCACCATCCGCCCGACCGTCGCCCTGCAGCCTAGGCCGAGCGAGAACCACTTCGTCGCCCCGATGCAGCCACCGGCCGCCGCGCCGCCAGAGGTTGCCGCGCCCCAGCACAAGATCGACCTGCCGGCTGCGCCGCGAGTCGAAATTCCGCAACGGCCGGCGCCGGCGGCTGCGGCGCCGGTAGCGCCAGCACAGGCTGCGCCCGCGATCCCGGCACCGGCAGCACCGGCTCTGCCCGCGCCGGCTCTGCCCGCTCCTCGGGTACAAGACCCCGTTGTCGTTCCGCCGGTGATCCCCATCCTGGTGCCGCCCATCCAGGTTCCTCGCCAGCAACCCCAGCTACCCGCTCCGCGCGCGCCGATTCCGGCGTCACCGCCGCGTGTGCAGAATCCCGTCCCGCAGGCGCCGGTAATCCAGATTCCGCAGGCGCCGGTCATTCAGGTCCCGAAGGCGCCGGTGCCCAACCCGGGCCGGGGTCCCGTTGGTGGTGGGGGCCCCGGTGGACGCGGCCCGTTCGGTGGTGGTCCCGGAGCGCAGGGGCCGTTCGGCGGGGGTGGCGGACCTGGCAACCAAGGGCCGTTCGGCGGCGGTGGTCCCGGCGGGCGTGGGCCTTTCGGCGGTGGACCCGGTGGTCACGGTCCGTTCGGAGGCGGCGGCGGACCGGGTGGGCGCGGGCCTTTCGGCGGTGGACCCGGTGGTCACGGTCCGTTCGGAGGCGGCGGCGGACCCGGCGGACATGGACCGTTCGGTGGCGGTGGCCACGGCGGCTTCGGTGGCGGTGGTCACGGCGGCGGCTTCGGCGGAGGCGGCGGCGGGCACAAGTAG
- a CDS encoding DUF7159 family protein, translating to MDTVLGVSMAPTAVRMVLVEGENGDGALVDEDSIDVKAEDAPTFNAADQVISAILGTREGAAEGGYQLASTGVTWRDPAQAAELRDALASRKIENVMLVSAFLAAAALAHSVGNETNYAQTALLLIEPDTATLAVVNSADGSVADIQTQQLPADDDAAVARLAEMVATAETLQTHPDAVFIVGSGVDVPMIKPALEAATTLPVTLPEEPETALAWGAALASANTPLLSASTAARAYAQDPGTGAYEPFVLNPAYFDNANAADGALAYSAVDADHEEPKTEGRRPLGLLGGALLSIFVVGVASLVVALAVSIRSTSSTRPDPGQALVVPTPAPQAPAPTPQAPAPVPEQAPAPTPQAPAPVPEQAPAPQQAPQAPVQVPQAPAPAPAPQAPAPAPAAPAPVPVPVPVPVPQLPQIFTPQFPLGPGGGGGRGGDDRGPGAGKGPGPKLPGGGGPGKGGKGGKGGRGGFNIPGIPGF from the coding sequence TTGGACACCGTACTCGGCGTGTCGATGGCACCGACCGCGGTTCGGATGGTGCTGGTCGAAGGCGAAAACGGCGATGGCGCGCTGGTCGACGAAGACAGCATCGATGTCAAGGCGGAGGATGCGCCCACGTTCAACGCGGCCGATCAGGTCATCTCGGCGATTCTCGGGACCCGTGAAGGGGCCGCCGAGGGCGGCTACCAGCTGGCCTCGACGGGCGTGACCTGGCGCGACCCCGCCCAAGCGGCGGAATTGCGCGACGCGCTGGCCAGCCGCAAGATCGAGAACGTCATGCTGGTCTCGGCTTTCCTGGCCGCGGCGGCCCTGGCGCATTCCGTCGGCAACGAAACCAACTACGCCCAGACGGCGCTGCTGCTCATCGAGCCCGACACCGCGACGCTGGCCGTGGTGAACAGCGCCGACGGATCGGTCGCCGACATCCAAACCCAGCAGCTTCCCGCGGATGACGACGCCGCCGTGGCGCGGCTGGCGGAGATGGTCGCCACGGCCGAGACGCTGCAGACCCATCCCGACGCCGTCTTCATCGTCGGCTCGGGCGTCGACGTGCCGATGATCAAGCCTGCCCTCGAGGCCGCGACCACCCTGCCGGTGACGCTGCCCGAAGAACCCGAGACCGCTCTAGCCTGGGGCGCGGCGCTGGCGTCGGCGAACACCCCGCTGTTGTCCGCATCGACCGCGGCCCGCGCCTACGCCCAGGATCCGGGCACCGGGGCTTACGAGCCGTTCGTGCTGAACCCTGCGTACTTCGATAACGCGAACGCAGCAGACGGCGCGCTGGCCTACAGCGCCGTCGATGCCGATCATGAAGAGCCGAAAACAGAGGGTCGCCGGCCATTGGGGTTGCTCGGCGGCGCGTTGCTGTCGATCTTCGTGGTCGGGGTGGCGTCGCTTGTCGTAGCGCTGGCCGTCAGCATCCGGAGCACGTCGAGCACCCGGCCCGATCCCGGTCAAGCGCTCGTCGTGCCCACTCCCGCGCCCCAGGCCCCCGCGCCGACCCCCCAGGCTCCGGCGCCCGTGCCCGAGCAGGCTCCCGCGCCGACACCGCAGGCTCCCGCCCCGGTGCCCGAGCAGGCTCCGGCGCCGCAGCAGGCTCCACAAGCACCCGTCCAGGTGCCGCAGGCGCCAGCGCCGGCGCCGGCCCCCCAGGCTCCGGCCCCTGCTCCGGCCGCACCCGCCCCCGTGCCGGTGCCGGTACCCGTTCCGGTGCCGCAGTTACCGCAGATCTTCACCCCGCAGTTCCCGCTCGGTCCGGGCGGCGGCGGCGGCCGCGGCGGCGACGACCGCGGACCGGGTGCCGGTAAAGGCCCGGGTCCTAAGTTGCCCGGCGGTGGCGGCCCCGGTAAAGGCGGCAAGGGCGGCAAAGGCGGCCGGGGCGGGTTCAATATCCCCGGTATCCCAGGCTTCTGA
- a CDS encoding UDP-glucose dehydrogenase family protein has protein sequence MRCTVFGTGYLGATHAVGMAELGHEVVGVDIDPGKVAKLAGGDIPFYEPGLRKLLTANLAAGRLHFTTDYDMAAEFADVHFLGVGTPQKKGEYGADIRHVHAVIDALVPRLTKTSVLVGKSTVPVGTAAELSQRAAALAPEGVGVEIAWNPEFLREGYAVHDTLHPDRIVLGVQQDSTRAEAVVRDLYEPLLNAGVPFLVTDLQTAELVKVSANAFLATKISFINAISEVCEAAGADVSLLADALGYDPRIGRQCLNAGLGFGGGCLPKDIRAFMARAGELGADQALTFLREVDSINMRRRTRMVELATAACGGSLLGANIAVLGAAFKPESDDVRDSPALNVAGQLQLNGAAVNVYDPKALDNANRLFPTLNYAVSVEEACERADAVLVLTEWREFVDLDPDDLADRVRARVVVDGRNCLNAGRWENAGWRVFRLGARRPTR, from the coding sequence ATGCGATGCACCGTTTTCGGCACCGGTTACCTCGGTGCCACCCACGCGGTCGGAATGGCAGAGCTGGGACACGAGGTCGTCGGGGTTGACATCGACCCGGGTAAGGTTGCCAAGCTCGCTGGTGGCGACATTCCCTTCTACGAACCTGGCTTGCGAAAGCTGTTGACTGCCAACCTGGCTGCGGGGCGGTTGCACTTCACGACCGACTATGACATGGCGGCCGAATTCGCCGACGTCCATTTCCTCGGCGTCGGCACGCCGCAGAAGAAGGGTGAGTACGGCGCCGACATTCGACACGTGCACGCCGTGATCGATGCGCTGGTGCCGCGGTTGACGAAGACTTCCGTGCTGGTCGGCAAATCGACTGTGCCAGTGGGAACCGCGGCCGAACTGAGCCAACGTGCCGCCGCACTGGCGCCCGAGGGGGTCGGCGTCGAAATCGCCTGGAACCCGGAGTTTCTCCGCGAGGGCTACGCCGTCCACGACACGTTGCACCCCGACCGCATAGTGCTTGGGGTGCAACAGGATTCCACCCGCGCCGAGGCCGTGGTGCGTGACCTTTACGAGCCGCTGCTGAACGCGGGGGTTCCGTTCCTGGTGACCGACCTGCAGACTGCGGAGCTCGTCAAGGTCTCCGCCAACGCTTTTCTGGCGACCAAGATCTCGTTCATCAACGCGATATCGGAAGTGTGCGAGGCGGCGGGTGCCGACGTCAGCCTGCTGGCCGATGCCCTCGGATACGACCCGCGTATCGGACGGCAATGTCTCAACGCCGGTTTGGGTTTCGGTGGCGGGTGCCTGCCCAAGGACATCCGCGCGTTCATGGCCCGGGCGGGGGAGTTGGGCGCCGACCAGGCGCTGACCTTCCTGCGCGAGGTCGACAGTATCAACATGCGGCGCCGGACCCGGATGGTCGAACTGGCCACCGCGGCCTGCGGCGGCTCGCTGCTCGGTGCCAACATCGCGGTGCTCGGTGCGGCGTTCAAGCCGGAATCCGACGATGTGCGGGATTCGCCGGCGCTCAACGTGGCCGGCCAGTTGCAACTCAACGGCGCTGCCGTCAACGTCTACGACCCGAAGGCGCTCGACAACGCGAATCGGCTGTTTCCGACGTTGAACTACGCGGTTTCGGTCGAAGAGGCGTGCGAGCGTGCGGATGCCGTTCTGGTGCTTACCGAATGGCGGGAATTCGTCGACCTCGACCCCGACGACCTCGCCGACCGGGTGCGGGCTCGCGTGGTGGTCGACGGCCGCAACTGCCTCAACGCCGGCCGCTGGGAGAACGCGGGTTGGCGGGTGTTCCGGCTAGGTGCGCGACGCCCTACGCGGTGA
- a CDS encoding N-acyl-D-amino-acid deacylase family protein, with the protein MTFDAVVVHGRWFDGTGAPSAIRDIGIRDGRVAAVSPTPLDTEGCPNVIDAEGKWVMPGIIDIHTHYDAEVLAAPALSESVRHGVTTIVMGSCSLSTVHVNPGEAADLFGRVEAIPHEHVVRIVGEHKSWTNPQEYIDALESLPLGPNVTAFIGHSDMRTAVMGLDRATRKDVRPTAAEQARMEQMLAEALDAGFLGMSSQQLLFDKIDGETCRSRTLPSTYAKGRELRRLKSLLRRTGRVLQSGPDISHPQNIVSQALQSLGIRRRHLKTSLLAAADMKSAPGTIWLTSGLAAMVNRLGGDFRFQHLPVPFEVYADGIDLVVFEEFGAGAAALHLKDEVERNELMRDEEYRRQFRKDYDTKFGPRAWHRDFFDAEIVSCPDESVIGKSFGQVGVERGGLHPVDAFLDLVLEHGTAIRWRTTISNHRPEMLRRLAQMQGLQIGFSDAGAHLRNMAFYNSGLRLLRHVRDADRQGRPFLTVEQAVHRLTGELADWYGLDAGHLRVGDWADLVVVDPDRLDDSLDAYHEANVEVYENLSRMVNRNDATVATVFVSGREVFRHGQPTEILGRERTGGFLRADGRPRNVPLAVTA; encoded by the coding sequence TTGACTTTCGACGCAGTGGTCGTACACGGCAGGTGGTTCGACGGCACCGGAGCGCCGTCGGCAATCCGCGACATCGGGATTCGTGACGGCCGGGTCGCCGCGGTGTCCCCGACCCCGCTGGATACCGAAGGCTGCCCGAATGTCATTGATGCCGAGGGTAAATGGGTGATGCCGGGCATCATCGACATCCATACCCACTACGACGCCGAGGTGCTGGCCGCGCCCGCGCTCTCGGAATCCGTGCGCCACGGTGTCACCACCATCGTGATGGGGTCGTGCTCACTGTCCACGGTGCATGTCAACCCTGGCGAGGCCGCCGATCTGTTCGGCCGGGTGGAAGCGATCCCACACGAGCACGTGGTCCGCATCGTCGGCGAGCACAAGTCGTGGACGAACCCGCAGGAGTACATCGACGCCCTGGAATCGCTGCCACTCGGCCCCAACGTGACGGCCTTCATCGGCCATTCCGACATGCGGACCGCCGTGATGGGCCTGGACCGGGCGACCCGCAAGGACGTCAGGCCAACCGCCGCCGAGCAGGCCCGGATGGAACAGATGCTGGCCGAGGCACTCGACGCCGGCTTCCTCGGAATGTCTTCGCAGCAACTGCTTTTCGACAAGATCGACGGCGAAACCTGCCGGTCCCGCACGCTGCCGTCCACCTACGCCAAGGGCCGCGAACTGCGTCGGCTGAAGTCATTGCTGCGGCGCACCGGTCGCGTCCTACAGTCCGGTCCGGACATCAGCCACCCGCAGAACATCGTCTCGCAAGCACTGCAGTCGCTGGGGATCCGCCGGCGCCACCTGAAGACCAGTCTCCTGGCGGCGGCGGACATGAAGTCGGCGCCGGGAACCATCTGGTTGACGAGCGGGCTGGCCGCCATGGTAAATCGGCTCGGTGGCGACTTCCGCTTCCAGCACCTACCGGTGCCCTTCGAGGTGTACGCCGACGGGATCGACCTGGTCGTGTTCGAAGAATTCGGCGCCGGGGCCGCAGCGCTGCATCTCAAGGACGAAGTCGAACGCAACGAACTGATGCGCGACGAGGAGTATCGCAGGCAGTTCCGGAAGGACTACGACACCAAGTTCGGCCCGCGCGCCTGGCACCGGGACTTCTTCGACGCCGAGATCGTCTCCTGTCCCGACGAGTCGGTGATCGGCAAGTCGTTCGGTCAGGTCGGCGTGGAACGCGGCGGCCTGCATCCCGTCGACGCCTTCCTCGACCTCGTCCTAGAGCACGGGACCGCGATCCGTTGGCGCACAACGATTTCCAACCATCGCCCGGAGATGCTGCGCCGACTGGCCCAGATGCAGGGCCTGCAGATCGGATTCTCCGACGCCGGCGCGCATCTGCGGAACATGGCGTTCTATAACAGCGGGTTGCGGCTGCTCCGGCATGTTCGCGACGCCGACCGGCAGGGCCGTCCGTTCCTGACGGTCGAGCAGGCCGTACACCGACTGACCGGTGAACTGGCGGACTGGTACGGACTGGACGCCGGCCATCTGCGGGTGGGCGACTGGGCCGACCTGGTGGTCGTCGACCCGGACCGACTAGATGACTCACTGGACGCCTATCACGAAGCGAACGTCGAAGTCTACGAAAACCTTTCACGGATGGTGAACCGTAACGACGCCACCGTCGCCACCGTCTTCGTCTCGGGTCGGGAGGTGTTCCGGCACGGGCAGCCCACCGAAATTCTCGGACGCGAGCGCACCGGTGGGTTCCTGCGCGCCGATGGCCGCCCGCGTAACGTGCCGCTGGCCGTCACCGCGTAG
- a CDS encoding TetR/AcrR family transcriptional regulator — translation MRTHGWSGLRPATDDEAIERILDAAAEAIEQRGGDMRIADVARTLGVSRQTVYNYFPGTNTLIEAAATRSGMRFCEVLSRHLAGMTDPVEALVESLAFTLEWLPSDKHIQLMLLRDFTKASAGITSDIGIKFSHGILAGLDVDWAAFGLADADLDDLAEYTLRILQSFTIDPGRPPRTGEVLRSYLRRWVAPVLTAEVVFKGAATTSN, via the coding sequence ATGCGCACCCATGGGTGGAGCGGTCTGAGGCCCGCTACCGACGACGAGGCGATCGAACGTATCCTCGACGCCGCCGCCGAAGCCATCGAGCAACGCGGCGGTGACATGCGGATTGCCGATGTGGCACGGACGCTCGGCGTGTCCCGCCAGACTGTCTACAACTACTTCCCGGGAACGAACACTCTCATCGAGGCCGCCGCCACGCGCTCCGGCATGCGGTTCTGCGAAGTACTGTCCAGACACCTGGCCGGCATGACCGATCCGGTCGAGGCCCTGGTGGAAAGCCTGGCGTTCACGTTGGAGTGGTTGCCGAGCGACAAACACATCCAGTTGATGCTGCTACGCGATTTCACGAAGGCCTCAGCCGGCATCACTTCCGACATCGGGATCAAGTTCAGCCACGGCATCCTCGCCGGCCTGGACGTCGACTGGGCCGCGTTCGGTCTTGCCGACGCCGACCTGGATGACCTGGCCGAGTACACGCTGCGCATCCTGCAGTCCTTCACCATCGACCCCGGCCGGCCCCCGCGCACCGGCGAGGTGCTGCGTTCGTACCTGCGCCGCTGGGTCGCGCCGGTGCTGACCGCCGAAGTCGTCTTCAAGGGGGCAGCCACCACCTCGAACTGA
- a CDS encoding RNA-dependent RNA polymerase family protein: MTAEPVDIEKRLAEPQIYEDAIMRIFAKRRQRGLAFSEAGGGLTYFSTATERRALARAIAHSVASGEYRPEPVDLRFREYNGKCRAVHLPAFIDHVVGSALFQLLSHNARCHGLPGVYSYLPGLTNVAAARALAGFVRAHRKRVGVKGPPLYVLQSDFEHYGDDLPVGPGAALWRILREVATLGSPTGELGADVWNLIASLARPVVRDRDGAAFTRLYGTAMGTPLVPIIGNLAVIPMDAAIVEIDGIFYARYNDDFIVAHPEVAALHEADARIDALLGELGVKRKPAKEFRTALGGNGLCCPTDPAYRGRNRIDCLGLSVSHAGTITLAPDRLRRFVGRIATRIDAASSALAPLPVSERARQLVLATNVMLDATSPFAVSGLAGLLETTTDRGVLKDLDFRIARKIAQVATRRPGVRGFRALPPAVLRRDMGLVSLVHLRNLR; this comes from the coding sequence GTGACAGCTGAACCGGTCGACATCGAAAAGCGGCTGGCCGAGCCGCAAATATATGAAGACGCCATCATGCGGATTTTCGCGAAGAGACGGCAGCGCGGCTTGGCATTCAGTGAGGCGGGCGGGGGGCTCACATATTTCAGCACCGCAACCGAGCGGCGGGCGCTTGCGAGGGCGATAGCCCACAGCGTCGCCAGCGGCGAATACCGTCCGGAGCCCGTGGACCTTCGTTTTCGCGAATACAACGGGAAATGCCGCGCGGTCCATCTCCCAGCCTTCATCGACCACGTGGTCGGCTCGGCACTCTTCCAGCTTCTTTCCCACAATGCGCGCTGCCATGGCCTCCCCGGCGTCTACTCCTATCTGCCCGGCTTGACGAATGTGGCAGCTGCGCGGGCACTCGCCGGTTTTGTTCGCGCTCATCGCAAGCGGGTGGGGGTGAAAGGTCCGCCGCTTTATGTCCTCCAGTCGGATTTCGAACATTACGGGGATGATCTGCCCGTCGGCCCGGGCGCGGCGCTGTGGCGAATCCTGCGAGAAGTCGCGACGCTGGGGAGTCCGACCGGCGAACTGGGGGCGGACGTCTGGAATCTCATCGCGTCCCTGGCTCGTCCCGTGGTGCGGGATCGGGACGGCGCAGCGTTCACCCGGCTGTACGGCACCGCGATGGGAACCCCGCTGGTACCGATCATCGGGAACCTGGCGGTCATACCCATGGACGCCGCCATCGTCGAGATCGACGGAATTTTCTACGCGCGCTACAACGACGACTTCATCGTGGCCCATCCGGAGGTTGCCGCACTCCACGAGGCAGATGCACGAATCGATGCACTGCTCGGTGAGCTGGGCGTAAAGCGGAAGCCCGCGAAAGAGTTCCGCACCGCCCTCGGCGGGAATGGGCTCTGCTGTCCAACGGATCCCGCCTACCGGGGGCGCAACCGCATCGACTGCCTCGGACTGTCGGTCAGCCATGCCGGCACGATCACCCTGGCGCCAGATCGACTGCGCCGCTTCGTCGGACGCATTGCCACCCGGATCGATGCCGCCTCCTCTGCCCTGGCGCCGCTGCCGGTCAGCGAGCGAGCGCGCCAGCTCGTGCTGGCCACCAACGTCATGCTGGACGCGACGAGCCCGTTCGCGGTTTCCGGCCTGGCCGGTCTCCTTGAAACGACGACGGATCGGGGGGTCCTTAAAGACCTGGATTTCCGCATCGCACGCAAGATCGCGCAAGTAGCCACCCGCCGGCCCGGGGTACGCGGATTTCGTGCGCTGCCGCCCGCGGTCCTGCGACGCGACATGGGCCTGGTATCGCTCGTCCACCTGCGCAATTTGCGGTGA
- a CDS encoding ribonuclease T2 family protein, with amino-acid sequence MKRGDVAVISVSVGLAAVVAAVVVLRFVVADRTSGSSVNDPGGSTSSLLVVTWGPSLCKAESSSPGCANGHVSTLGRTLILHGLWPQPPSEQFCGLPKTVADRRGGLHDADLPAVNLPENVTTKLQSMMSDATVMARYEWYRHGTCSGVTPAVYYGYAISLTEQVRRTLDPVFGAAAGGQLSASAVRERFDREFGRGAGMRVGLKCRSADREGLVVYEVRLSFPPVADLGHDGGPVSLRDALGKGPTIPAGCRSGRVP; translated from the coding sequence ATGAAGCGGGGCGACGTAGCCGTAATTTCCGTATCCGTCGGCTTGGCGGCGGTGGTTGCGGCGGTTGTCGTCTTGAGGTTTGTGGTCGCCGATCGCACGTCCGGTTCGTCGGTGAATGACCCGGGAGGCAGCACCTCGAGCCTGCTGGTTGTGACGTGGGGACCCAGCCTCTGCAAGGCGGAGTCGTCCAGCCCGGGGTGCGCAAACGGCCACGTCAGCACGTTGGGACGCACATTGATCCTGCACGGACTGTGGCCCCAGCCGCCCAGCGAGCAATTCTGCGGCCTGCCGAAAACTGTCGCCGATCGTCGCGGTGGCCTGCACGATGCCGATTTGCCGGCGGTGAATCTGCCTGAGAACGTCACAACGAAATTGCAGTCGATGATGTCCGACGCCACTGTCATGGCCCGATACGAGTGGTATCGGCATGGGACATGCTCAGGTGTCACGCCTGCCGTTTATTACGGCTACGCCATATCGCTCACCGAACAGGTCAGAAGAACCCTTGATCCGGTGTTCGGCGCGGCTGCAGGCGGGCAGTTATCCGCAAGCGCGGTACGGGAGCGGTTTGATAGAGAATTCGGTAGGGGAGCGGGCATGCGGGTCGGACTGAAATGTCGCAGCGCCGATCGGGAGGGGCTCGTCGTCTACGAGGTGCGGCTGTCGTTTCCGCCGGTCGCCGATCTTGGACACGATGGGGGACCGGTGTCGCTGAGGGACGCGCTCGGCAAAGGGCCGACCATACCCGCTGGCTGCCGGTCTGGACGCGTGCCATGA